A single region of the Lycium barbarum isolate Lr01 chromosome 2, ASM1917538v2, whole genome shotgun sequence genome encodes:
- the LOC132628317 gene encoding secreted RxLR effector protein 161-like, with the protein MPKVPYSSAVGSIMYAMVCTRPDIAQAMSVVSRFMYNLGKTHWEAIKWILRYLKGSSNVGLTFCRMRNEGFSVLDYVDSYFAGDLDRKRSTTGYIFTLAGSVISWKATLQSIVSLSTTKAEYMAAAEAVKEAMWLKGLVSELSRVQHEPTLKYDSHSAIHLIKNQRFHDHTKHIDIRFHFIRNVVEQGTVKVLKVDTKDNATDVLTMVVTLVKFSHCMYLAGVRIY; encoded by the coding sequence ATGCCAAAAGTTCCTTATTCTAGTGCAGTTGGTAGCATTATGTATGCTATGGTTTGCACTCGCCCTGATATTGCTCAAGCAATGAGTGTGGTAAGTCGATTCATGTATAATCTGGGTAAGACACATTGGGAAGCAATTAAGTGGATACTGAGATATCTTAAAGGTTCTTCGAATGTTGGTCTAACTTTTTGTAGGATGAGAAATGAAGGTTTTTCGGTCCTTGATTATGTGGATTCTTATTTTGCAGGTGATCTTGATAGAAAGAGATCAACAACGGGCTATATCTTTACTCTTGCAGGTAGTGTCATAAGTTGGAAGGCAACTCTCCAGTCTATAGTTTCTTTGTCCACAACAAAAGCTGAATATATGGCAGCAGCAGAAGCAGTAAAGGAGGCTATGTGGTTGAAAGGTTTGGTGTCAGAATTGAGTAGGGTTCAACATGAACCAACTCTAAAATATGATAGCCATAGTGctattcacttgataaaaaatcAGAGATTTCATGATCACACCAAACACATTGATATCAGATTCCATTTTATTCGTAATGTTGTTGAACAAGGCACAGTTAAGGTCTTGAAGGTTGACACAAAGGACAACGCAACGGATGTGTTGACCATGGTGGTTACTCTCGTCAAGTTCAGTCATTGTATGTATTTGGCAGGAGTTCGCATCTACTGA
- the LOC132629295 gene encoding putative F-box protein At1g32420, with the protein MEKKMNSWGSNPSIPQEIIFEIFSWLPIKSLMRFKCVIKFFNSLVSGSDFTDSYRCRSMTHHGGGTKLFFHEEKGFYMAEQKEDGKISVTLFETEKLDGLHCYSGSCLDCVNGLFCVWEPICVRRAAIFNPTTREVRFLPDLNKGVSWCNYSLGFESEEKKYKVLLSTEHVREGCTKIWVLTLGEDESWREIQSISPDIVYIMPSVCINGVIYRFVYWSSKANILSIATFDIKSEKFNIIALWNSSHYWPGDYKPKLIEVKGNLAVTYSENWFNGYIHLRILEKIKKEDQWKSHIIRLPSIWNGRRLYIHFSLIRIISLCKSSDGDILFIMNLKSRLLCLCYDVTTENWREVEIKGLPTESFMRGGHNYIENLVAFG; encoded by the coding sequence ATGGAGAAGAAGATGAATTCTTGGGGAAGCAATCCGTCAATTCCCCAAGAAATAATCTTTGAAATATTCTCATGGCTTCCTATCAAGTCGTTAATGCGTTTTAAGTGCGTTATCAAATTCTTTAATTCTCTTGTTTCGGGATCAGATTTTACGGATAGCTATAGATGTCGATCTATGACTCATCATGGTGGTGgaacaaaattatttttccatGAAGAGAAAGGTTTCTATATGGCTGAGCAAAAGGAAGATGGAAAAATTTCTGTCACCCTTTTTGAAACTGAGAAGTTGGATGGACTCCACTGCTATTCAGGTTCTTGTTTGGATTGCGTTAATGGTTTATTTTGCGTTTGGGAACCAATATGTGTGCGACGTGCTGCAATTTTCAATCCCACTACGAGAGAAGTAAGATTTCTTCCCGACCTGAATAAAGGAGTATCTTGGTGTAACTATTCATTAGGTTTTGAATCAGAAGAAAAGAAGTACAAAGTTCTTTTGTCAACAGAGCATGTTCGAGAAGGGTGCACAAAAATATGGGTCTTAACTTTAGGCGAAGACGAATCATGGAGAGAGATTCAAAGCATTTCCCCTGACATTGTCTATATCATGCCCAGTGTTTGCATTAATGGAGTTATCTATCGGTTTGTCTATTGGTCTTCTAAAGCTAACATACTTTCTATAGCTACATTTGATATCAAATCTGAAAAATTCAATATTATTGCATTGTGGAATTCATCTCACTACTGGCCAGGTGATTACAAGCCAAAGCTGATAGAGGTGAAGGGTAATTTAGCAGTCACATATTCGGAAAATTGGTTTAATGGATACATCCACTTGCGGATTTTAGAAAAGATTAAGAAAGAAGATCAATGGAAGAGTCATATCATTCGCCTTCCCTCAATATGGAACGGCAGACGACTATATATACATTTTTCTCTTATTCGAATCATATCATTATGCAAATCCAGTGATGGGGATATTCTCTTCATTATGAACTTGAAGTCACGCCTTTTATGTTTGTGTTATGATGTCACAACAGAGAATTGGAGAGAAGTAGAAATCAAGGGCCTTCCTACGGAGAGCTTCATGCGAGGCGGTCATAATTATATAGAAAATCTTGTTGCCTTTGGGTGA
- the LOC132629297 gene encoding F-box protein At5g65850-like encodes MDKKMNSIRKEVSIPHEIIFEIFSWLPAKSLMRFKCISGFCNSLVSRSDFTDIHRCRSRTRPGGTKFFLHEDRAFYTAEQKEDGKDFAALLQIVSFDEIYPAYSRLDCVNGLFCIWVPASVEPAAIFNPGTREVRFLPNLNKDICWRTKFFCQENYSLGFESGEKKYKVLLSTKHAQYRKNWVLTLGIDESWRETQSISPDIVHIMPGVCINGVIYQFVYWSTKANTPAIAAFDIKSEKFNIIALWNASYHMVVDYKLIEVKGKLAVTNCENLLSGYIHLWILEIEDQ; translated from the coding sequence ATGGACAAGAAGATGAATTCTATCAGAAAAGAAGTATCAATTCCTCATGAAATAATCTTTGAAATATTTTCATGGCTTCCTGCTAAGTCCTTAATGCGTTTCAAGTGCATTTCCGGATTTTGTAATTCTCTTGTTTCGAGATCAGATTTTACCGATATCCATAGATGTCGCTCTAGGACTCGTCCTGGTGGAACAAAATTCTTTCTCCATGAAGACAGAGCTTTTTACACGGCTGAGCAAAAGGAAGATGGAAAAGACTTTGCCGCTCTTCTTCAAATTGTTAGTTTTGATGAAATCTACCCTGCATATTCTCGTTTGGATTGCGTTAACGGTTTATTTTGCATTTGGGTACCAGCATCTGTAGAGCCTGCTGCAATTTTCAATCCCGGTACAAGAGAAGTAAGATTTCTTCCTAACCTAAATAAAGATATTTGTTGGCGTACAAAGTTCTTTTGTCAAGAGAACTACTCATTAGGTTTTGAATCCGGAGAAAAAAAGTACAAAGTTCTTTTGTCAACAAAGCATGCTCAGTATAGAAAAAACTGGGTTTTAACTTTAGGCATAGATGAATCATGGAGAGAGACTCAAAGCATTTCCCCTGACATTGTCCATATAATGCCCGGTGTTTGCATCAATGGGGTTATCTATCAGTTTGTCTATTGGTCTACTAAGGCTAACACACCTGCAATAGCTGCATTTGATATCAAATCTGAAAAATTCAATATTATTGCATTGTGGAATGCATCTTATCACATGGTAGTTGATTACAAGCTGATAGAAGTGAAGGGTAAATTAGCGGTCACAAATTGTGAAAATCTATTAAGTGGATATATCCATTTGTGGATTTTAGAAATAGAAGATCAGTGA